The region TCGTGGCACAGACATCAAAGCCGTCGTCGGCATGCTTGCCTAGGTTATACAAGGCATACGTCCGGGCGGCAACCGCCTGGGCCTTTACCGCTTCAATCGCCCATTCCGGCGAAATTTCCCGGGCGATAATGCCATATAAGTATTGTTCTACCGGTAAAATGTTGACGACCGTCAGCCCTGTTTCGCCGTGGGTGGGATGAACTTCGATATCCCCCCGGTAGCGCCGTTTATTGACCTCAATGTACCGTTCACCTTTGCCGTTGAGGACGACGCCGATGCTCCGGGTTTCCAGCGGCTTACCATTGAGTACGATAACACCGTTTTTGTAGGCGAGACTAACTCTTTCCCCAGCCTGATAAACGCCCAAAACCTCGTCAGACATGCGGTCAACGATTGTAAAAGGTCTACTAGCCGAAACGAGAACATTAGGTTGATTTGTCCAGATACCTACCCGGATAAGCGGCTCCGCCGCTCGCGCTGACTGGGGCGAGACCTGAGCGCCAGCCGCGGCGGAAACAAAAAAACATAGCAGCGCCGTTAGATAAATAATACGTCTAATCATAATCTCCTCTACCTAACGTCTTGTAAATAAATTTAAAATAATGGTCAATAAAATGCTGAGTACGATGGACGTCACTATTGGAAAATGGAAACTGAAATTTTCTTTTTGAATGTGGATGTCTCCCGGCAGCCGGCCCAGATTGATGAATTTAGCGCCAAAATGCCAGACCGCTCCGATAACAACAAGCACCAGACCAATCAGCATAATCGTTTTTCCCAAAGAATCCGAACCATCGGGCAGCATACACATCACTCCTTTCATCCTTGTTTAAGTGAATGCCTCTTCTTTTACCACAGTCTTTCCTGCTCTTCTTTTTTCAAT is a window of Sporolituus thermophilus DSM 23256 DNA encoding:
- a CDS encoding DUF2905 domain-containing protein; the protein is MLPDGSDSLGKTIMLIGLVLVVIGAVWHFGAKFINLGRLPGDIHIQKENFSFHFPIVTSIVLSILLTIILNLFTRR